The genome window GGTCAATAACGACGAGAAAAAATCCGGTCGCCACCGGTCGTTAAAACTTAACGACTGGATTTTATATCCGGTCATTAAAGATCCTTTAGCGACTGCATAATTGCGGTCGTTATACACCCTTTAGCGACCAAATTTTCCCTTCGCTAATGGTCATGTCGGTCATTAAAAAACTTCACTAACCACAGTTAATTTGGTCGTGATAAGTGCTTTTAACAACTAAATATCCCTTCgctaatttaacttttttttattaaatataattagaTAAAAATTAGTCATATGCTTTCGCATACATATAGACACATCCAAACACATATAAAATAGTCAATACTCATATAAAACATCATTGTTAATTACAGAGAAATAAAGCACCATATTACCAGTATACCCATCCAAATAGTGTGACATTATTTTCTTTCTACtcctaaaaataaaagtgtGATGTACAAAAGCGATCATCTTTATAAAACCATAGCGAAACAAAGTAGGTTTTTCTTGCACTTCAACTTGTTCTTCGATATTTTCCGCTGCTTCAAATTGCTCTTCACTATCTTCAAGGAAACTTCTTCATGACATCAAATGATCTGTTAACAGGACAAATTCATGTTAGTTTTTTAGTAACAAAGCTCCTAATAGCTCCCTTTGTTCAGAAAACACATGAATATTTAGGATTGCTAGATTGCTACAATTGTAGGATGTAAAACATGTCCTACCCCATTCTTTAAAACTAATACCAAAAGAATTCAGGGAAGCAAATACTTTTTGTGACCTTGTCAACTCCAAAACACCTAAATATATTCCTAATCAACATTATCTGGAAGGATGTTCTCACATAGGGCAAAAAGAAACATTTGTGAGGCTGGATTCGTGCAAACGAGATCCTAAATGTATAGAGTGAGCAGTCATTAGCTAAGATTAGACATTGCATTTCAGTTCGGTAACGGAAAGATATCTTCTAAAAAGAAGACCCTTCGACGAAAAATTCGACACATATAGTACAAAAAACTAAGCTTAAAAGatgtaaaaaataaatgacCAAATGGATACAAGCATAGTAAGAGGACCAAACTTTGTATGATTTCTAATCAGTAACGTCTTAGAATATGAAGCTGACAGTATTAAAGTAAATAAACAGTGATCCACTATATGAATCCATGCTTCGGAACCAACACAATTATATATTATCAACGTCGGAAAAGGTCATTCAAAAATCTCAATTAACCTAGCACATATCCTTAGCTTTAAGAATATAAGAAACATCATTCTATCTAGGTCTAAAACTCTTAACTCTATTTATCAAGCAAGAACAGGAACAACCATACACATAACACAAAccattataaaattaaattacctTTCAAAACGATTAATTCAAATAGCTAGGATGTCTAAGTCAAATTATTACATCCACAAGATCACATAGACACAGATACCGATATTTCATTCTAGCCTAGTAATTAAACTGAAACTTCAtcttgcaaaaaaaaatcaaattgaacacaaaaatacACATATAGATAAGCAGAAACAGAATTTAAAGGGAAGAATATTACCCTCGAAGCAGCGACAATAGTACAAGTCCAAGAGTCAGAACCAGAGGCCTTTCTGAAATAGCGAGTGCAACAATGATAGTTAACCAACCTTTTTGGGAACTGCGAGTGGGAAGTTGCATCTCCGAACAACTATCTATCCACTCACCATCTTGCCACTTCAAGTCCATGAAAAAGACGTTTTGTCATGGAACCATCCTATGTAGGACATATAGATACAACCAATTTACTTAGCATATGCAAACAACTGAGAAAATGTATGCAAGATCAATCACCACATCAATCTTGTATTTTGTATAGTTAGAACCATATTAGCTAATAAACTATGCTCTTCGGTGAGAAAAATACAAAGCAATCATCACAAGTAGCGCAGAAAAACTTTCAGATATTGAACATTCCAAGATCAAAGATATTTAATAGTAGTATAAACCATAGCCTGAGCCAACAAACAGATAAATGACATTCttaaagaaaattgaagagtaACCCAAATACTTGAAAAGAGACCCAATAAAGAAGCAAGAGCTAGAACAAAGGTAAACACTATGGAGTACTTAAATCTTTCTGCAACTAAACTTACTAAATCCTGCAATCCTGGGTCAGTTGAACCCGAAAAGAAAtagtaataaataatttttttatataaaaaagcTACTGCACAGGTTATGGAACTATCTCCTAATTaaactagacattgctcttgttaACAGGAGAACCCTACTCCAATTCAAATTTAAGTGGGACTTTGAGGAAATCTACACagaaattaaagataaagaactcaaaaaaaagtgaaaaaaaaagagtttaagtTCCATGTAGTGTTCAAAGTAATTACACAATCAGATAGTAATGACGGAAAGACGAACACAATTATCAAACAAATGCACCTAAACAGAAAAAGTATACTATTCGACTTTGGAATTACCTCAATGTGTTGTGCTAGTGAAATCACTTGCAAAGTCACTTATTCACAATCTTatcataaatatgtatatatatgcaagtgATAAGTATATATTGGATAGAGCATTTATAATGTATATGGGTGTATGTGAACAGAAGGATAAGGCACCAGGTGGAACATGAGAGCACACTATGACCTGAAAATAGTAACAAGAAATGATCTTGGAAGACACAATTTGCAGACAAGTTTTACAATTTAATTAAACTTTTATCTCAGAAGATGCTTCTTCAGATGAATCCTCTCTATAGATAGGAGTTTGGCAGGCAATAGACAACAGGATATAAGAAACTCAACAGAAACTTTAAAAACACATACAAACTCAGAGAAATACTTAGCAAGTCAATCTCACCATATATGAACATGTCTTTAATCAATTGCGATAAAAAAAAGGCACTGCTTCACTTTGAAATTGTAGTCCAATTAAACAGGAGGGGGGCAGCGTGAACAAGAGCTAATGACTATTGAAAAACTTGCAGAATCTAAGAGTAatagaaaacaagtaaaataatGTTCTTTTCCTATAAGAATTCTGTCAACTATATTATGCATTTGAAAACATTTAAGCAAGACTAACTTCTATTCCTCTaccaccaaaggatgtggtgTAGCAGATGGGGCTGCTCCACCCTTAACCAGAGGTCTTGGGTTCGAGCCCTGAAAATGGAAAATCCTTGGTAGGGAGCACTTCCCCCCAAATGGGGCCCTATGCGGCGCGAATCCGGATATAGTCGGGCTCCAATGTGGGTACTGGACACCGGGTgggaaaccaaaagaaaaaacttcTATTCCTCTTAATCCATTTTCGAAAAGCAAGAAACGAGATATCTTGCTTATTACTGGACGTCCTAGATTTAAATAAAATCTGAAATCGTACTCAATCATAAAATGGCCACTACCCACTATATATAacaaaacactaaaaaaataaagaaatatggAATCAATGATTTGTTTTCAATCACATGGTCTAATTAGAACTTGGTTTAGTAAAATTTTGTACAGTGTTCACAACCAATTTAAATGTTCGAGCTATCTTAATTGGAATCACAACTATTAGTTTATTTTTGCCAGTCTTCAATTTAATTTCATTGAAATTGAGATAAAACCACCgggaaaaattgaaaagtcACAATAAATCAGATAAAAGAAGGATTTATCTAGAATACCTAAATGGCACCGTAGAATCAGACATGAAGAATTATTGTATTTGGTGTTATCATATCACCAAAGCGAAGACCAACATTCATATATCTACAAGTGGGAATCACAACCCTACTAATCTGAACCAAAATTAACATAAAAGGGGTAGAATTTCAAACCTTACCTTGATGAGAAGGAACCCTATTGAGCAGTTGATTCAACGGAGGTGAGgagcttttttttctttcctcgtAGAAATTAAATCTAGATGTGATAGCAGTTGCAGGGGAGCAGATGAGTAGTTTCTTTTATTCTTCAAAATGAAAGTGATTTGATTCAAGGGAAAGGGTAAGGGTTCTTTTTGAGGTGGGGGGAGGGTGGGTTGAAAAAAAGAGGCGGAAAAAAGGTGGcgccttttttattttattgactGATCTATTTAATGACCTGATATTATAGCTTTTAAGGACCAAATACTGTCCCTTCGTTAATGTTGAGCTAAAAAGTGTCTTAACGTCTAGAAAAAAATCCGGCCACTATTAATATACTTCTAACGACGGGATTTATGTCCGTTTTCTTAGCtttgcatttcaatcatacctcaatattcttaccttacatTTGCATTCAACCTCAATATTCATTCATCCTTTCGTGTCGTTGCTTACCTTTGTCACAGAGgtcattcaatttgtttagttcacAACTTTTAAGCgaacttatcatcaaaagaTGCATTTAATTATTCCTGCATTTGTTAATCAgacttacctctatgacaatcaattcattatcatataaatatatattttgataacgTAGCCTCgacgaagtgacttacctctcGTAACTCTCAATATCATCCATCACTTTCTTTCGTCGATATGGTTCTTCAATAAAAtcagggttagtataaggaacctcatttcctatgacttggctctatcgcacgatcttagatatgaaagaagattaaccatcctaaatgcctcagtagcctccgtttatagatgtggcgcgcaacacaccataaacaagactactagacacggctcgtgaACGGTTTCGAGTACCGGCTTTGCtcgatatcacttttgtcacgacccgactaagcTAGGAGACGTGGCCAGTGCCCAGTACCACCGAGCACGAGCGCTCATACCATTATCCATCGTACTCATTAAgagttcattcattaatcttatactcaagtTATAGGAAAAACCATTTCTCACCTTGACACATAaatacctttatatacataagcctttcggctatcaaaataatatacatacgataaggacatcgtgagaccatactacccacacatgcgtatctacgagcctctactagagtactagacatatggacgagACGGGagccc of Lycium ferocissimum isolate CSIRO_LF1 unplaced genomic scaffold, AGI_CSIRO_Lferr_CH_V1 ctg21568, whole genome shotgun sequence contains these proteins:
- the LOC132043163 gene encoding uncharacterized protein LOC132043163 translates to MDLKWQDGEWIDSCSEMQLPTRSSQKGWLTIIVALAISERPLVLTLGLVLLSLLRGSFLEDSEEQFEAAENIEEQVEVQEKPTLFRYGFIKMIAFVHHTFIFRSRKKIMSHYLDGYTGNMVLYFSVINNDVLYEY